One window from the genome of Kryptolebias marmoratus isolate JLee-2015 linkage group LG1, ASM164957v2, whole genome shotgun sequence encodes:
- the qsox2 gene encoding sulfhydryl oxidase 2 isoform X1 — MFRLWFLAAAVLWLARGSAGGSARLYTEEDPLVILSGGSLKPTITNSSSAWLVQFYSSWCGHCIQYSSTWKALAQDVKDWQEAIAVAVLDCAQEENFDVCKEFSIKFYPTFKYFRAHSLSSDRGAIHRGADREIQSVRQLMINVLQNHTKLDWPQRCPQLEVYSSAELLPLLGQRSDHYTAIIVEEPDSYVGREVILDLLQYSGVQVRRALSSDRPLLDALNIAAFPSIYLLHPNGTHAHLHSEKRLRFFFSSLLRALPGVQRRGGSAAAQMGAPQDKQTSEPWRDFDRSRVYTADLESALHYLLRVELAAHTTLQGEELKVFKDFVTLVAKLYPGGGSVVKLMETLSDWLLSLPLEQIPYQAVLDLVNNKMTISGVFLGAELRWVGCQASRPGLRGYPCSLWTLFHVLTVQHDATPTALDNTGLEAEVAPVLQVMRRYIRTFFGCKECGQHFEQAAAASMDGVTGREQQVLWLWNQHNRVNARLSGTCPHCRPRLTGSKVTSSVLSPSSGSLSDDPLFPKAPWPSPALCPSCHEEKNGVHVWNQGNVLRFLRHHYGAANLSPKYSLTPPLVPAALPDPVQTVQPPVERRGTTRGGGGGGRKAEEQPEQPEPRPGHPGKNEVPQQRGGNAGGGVWILGLGFNSIDMSLCVVLYVCSCLFLMLLFFFFKVRSRRWKLRHSRLYV; from the exons ATGTTCCGGCTGTGGTTCCTGGCTGCGGCCGTCTTGTGGCTGGCCCGCGGCTCGGCGGGAGGCTCAGCCCGGCTGTACACGGAGGAGGACCCGCTGGTGATCCTGAGCGGCGGCAGCCTGAAGCCCACGATCACCAACTCCTCCTCGGCCTGGTTGGTCCAGTTCTACTCGTCCTGGTGCGGACACTGCATCCAGTACTCCAGCACATGGAAGGCGCTAGCACAGGACGTGAAAG actGGCAGGAGGCCATCGCTGTGGCCGTGTTGGACTGCGCTCAGGAGGAGAACTTCGACGTCTGCAAAGAGTTCAGCATCAAATTTTACCCGACGTTTAAG tATTTCCGGGCTCACAGTTTGTCCTCAGACAGAGGAGCGATCCACCGAG gagcAGACAGGGAGATCCAGTCCGTCCGTCAGCTCATGATCAACGTTCTGCAGAATCACACCAAGCTGGACTGGCCTCAGCGCTGCCCTCAGCTGGAGGTGTACAG ctctGCAGAGCTCCTCCCCCTgctgggtcaaaggtcagatcACTACACCGCCATCATCGTGGAGGAGCCGGACTCGTATGTCGGCCGTGAG GTGATCCTGGACCTGCTGCAGTACTCAGGTGTGCAGGTGAGACGAGCTCTGAGCTCCgatcgccccctgctggacgcCCTGAATATCGCAGCCTTCCCCTCCATCTACCTGCTGCACCCCAACGGGACGCACGCACACCTGCACAG CGAGAAGCGGCTgcgtttcttcttctcctccctgCTCCGGGCGCTGCCGGGGGTCCAGCGCCGCGGCGGCTCTGCGGCCGCTCAGATGGGGGCGCCGCAGGACAAACAGACCTCGGAGCCGTGGAGGGACTTCGACAG GTCCAGAGTCTACACGGCTGACCTGGAGTCAGCGCTCCACTACCTGCTGAGGGTCGAGCTCGCCGCCCACACCACGCTGCAGGGGGAGGAGCTAAAGGTCTTCAAGGACTTTGTCACCTTGGTTGCCAAG CTGTATCCAGGTGGAGGCTCGGTGGTGAAGCTGATGGAGacgctctctgattggctgctcagTCTGCCGCTGGAGCAGATCCCCTACCAGGCTGTCCTGGACCTGGTGAACAACAAGATGAcg ATCTCAGGTGTGTTCCTGGGGGCGGAGCTTCGTTGGGTCGGTTGCCAGGCCAGCAGACCGGGACTTCGAGGTTACCCGTGTTCCCTCTGGACTCTGTTTCACGTTCTGACCGTCCAACACGATGCCACGCCCACCGCGCTGGACAACACAG GTCTGGAGGCCGAGGTGGCTCCGGTGCTTCAGGTGATGCGGCGCTACATCCGGACCTTCTTCGGCTGCAAGGAGTGCGGTCAGCACTTCGAGCAGGCGGCGGCCGCCAGCATGGACGGCGTGACGGGCCGAGAGCAGCAGGTTCTGTGGCTGTGGAACCAACACAACCGGGTCAACGCCAGGCTGTCCGGTACGTGTCCTCACTGCCGTCCCCGTCTCACAGGCTCAAAGGTGACATCGTCTGTTCTGTCTCCCTCCTCAGGCTCTCTGAGCGACGACCCCCTCTTCCCTAAAGCTCCGTGGCCAAGCCCCGCCCTCTGCCCCTCCTGCCACGAGGAGAAAAACGGCGTCCACGTTTGGAACCAAGGCAACGTTCTTCGTTTCCTCCGACATCACTACGGAGCCGCCAACCTGTCCCCCAAGTACTCCCTGACTCCTCCCCTCGTCCCTGCTGCTCTTCCTGACCCGGTCCAGACTGTCCAGCCTCCGGTGGAGCGCCGAGGAACGacgcgaggaggaggaggaggagggaggaaggccGAGGAGCAGCCGGAGCAGCCGGAGCCACGGCCTGGACACCCGGGGAAAAACGAGGTTCCgcagcagagaggagggaaCGCTGGCGGCGGAGTTTGGATCCTGGGTCTGGGCTTCAACAGCATCGACATGAGTCTGTGTGTGGTTCTGTACGTCTGCTCCTGCCTCTTCCTCatgctcctcttcttcttcttcaaagtCCGATCCAGGAGGTGGAAACTGCGACACTCCCGCCTCTACGTCTGA
- the qsox2 gene encoding sulfhydryl oxidase 2 isoform X2, whose translation MFRLWFLAAAVLWLARGSAGGSARLYTEEDPLVILSGGSLKPTITNSSSAWLVQFYSSWCGHCIQYSSTWKALAQDVKDWQEAIAVAVLDCAQEENFDVCKEFSIKFYPTFKYFRAHSLSSDRGAIHRGADREIQSVRQLMINVLQNHTKLDWPQRCPQLEVYSSAELLPLLGQRSDHYTAIIVEEPDSYVGREVILDLLQYSGVQVRRALSSDRPLLDALNIAAFPSIYLLHPNGTHAHLHSEKRLRFFFSSLLRALPGVQRRGGSAAAQMGAPQDKQTSEPWRDFDRSRVYTADLESALHYLLRVELAAHTTLQGEELKVFKDFVTLVAKLYPGGGSVVKLMETLSDWLLSLPLEQIPYQAVLDLVNNKMTISGVFLGAELRWVGCQASRPGLRGYPCSLWTLFHVLTVQHDATPTALDNTGLEAEVAPVLQVMRRYIRTFFGCKECGQHFEQAAAASMDGVTGREQQVLWLWNQHNRVNARLSGSLSDDPLFPKAPWPSPALCPSCHEEKNGVHVWNQGNVLRFLRHHYGAANLSPKYSLTPPLVPAALPDPVQTVQPPVERRGTTRGGGGGGRKAEEQPEQPEPRPGHPGKNEVPQQRGGNAGGGVWILGLGFNSIDMSLCVVLYVCSCLFLMLLFFFFKVRSRRWKLRHSRLYV comes from the exons ATGTTCCGGCTGTGGTTCCTGGCTGCGGCCGTCTTGTGGCTGGCCCGCGGCTCGGCGGGAGGCTCAGCCCGGCTGTACACGGAGGAGGACCCGCTGGTGATCCTGAGCGGCGGCAGCCTGAAGCCCACGATCACCAACTCCTCCTCGGCCTGGTTGGTCCAGTTCTACTCGTCCTGGTGCGGACACTGCATCCAGTACTCCAGCACATGGAAGGCGCTAGCACAGGACGTGAAAG actGGCAGGAGGCCATCGCTGTGGCCGTGTTGGACTGCGCTCAGGAGGAGAACTTCGACGTCTGCAAAGAGTTCAGCATCAAATTTTACCCGACGTTTAAG tATTTCCGGGCTCACAGTTTGTCCTCAGACAGAGGAGCGATCCACCGAG gagcAGACAGGGAGATCCAGTCCGTCCGTCAGCTCATGATCAACGTTCTGCAGAATCACACCAAGCTGGACTGGCCTCAGCGCTGCCCTCAGCTGGAGGTGTACAG ctctGCAGAGCTCCTCCCCCTgctgggtcaaaggtcagatcACTACACCGCCATCATCGTGGAGGAGCCGGACTCGTATGTCGGCCGTGAG GTGATCCTGGACCTGCTGCAGTACTCAGGTGTGCAGGTGAGACGAGCTCTGAGCTCCgatcgccccctgctggacgcCCTGAATATCGCAGCCTTCCCCTCCATCTACCTGCTGCACCCCAACGGGACGCACGCACACCTGCACAG CGAGAAGCGGCTgcgtttcttcttctcctccctgCTCCGGGCGCTGCCGGGGGTCCAGCGCCGCGGCGGCTCTGCGGCCGCTCAGATGGGGGCGCCGCAGGACAAACAGACCTCGGAGCCGTGGAGGGACTTCGACAG GTCCAGAGTCTACACGGCTGACCTGGAGTCAGCGCTCCACTACCTGCTGAGGGTCGAGCTCGCCGCCCACACCACGCTGCAGGGGGAGGAGCTAAAGGTCTTCAAGGACTTTGTCACCTTGGTTGCCAAG CTGTATCCAGGTGGAGGCTCGGTGGTGAAGCTGATGGAGacgctctctgattggctgctcagTCTGCCGCTGGAGCAGATCCCCTACCAGGCTGTCCTGGACCTGGTGAACAACAAGATGAcg ATCTCAGGTGTGTTCCTGGGGGCGGAGCTTCGTTGGGTCGGTTGCCAGGCCAGCAGACCGGGACTTCGAGGTTACCCGTGTTCCCTCTGGACTCTGTTTCACGTTCTGACCGTCCAACACGATGCCACGCCCACCGCGCTGGACAACACAG GTCTGGAGGCCGAGGTGGCTCCGGTGCTTCAGGTGATGCGGCGCTACATCCGGACCTTCTTCGGCTGCAAGGAGTGCGGTCAGCACTTCGAGCAGGCGGCGGCCGCCAGCATGGACGGCGTGACGGGCCGAGAGCAGCAGGTTCTGTGGCTGTGGAACCAACACAACCGGGTCAACGCCAGGCTGTCCG GCTCTCTGAGCGACGACCCCCTCTTCCCTAAAGCTCCGTGGCCAAGCCCCGCCCTCTGCCCCTCCTGCCACGAGGAGAAAAACGGCGTCCACGTTTGGAACCAAGGCAACGTTCTTCGTTTCCTCCGACATCACTACGGAGCCGCCAACCTGTCCCCCAAGTACTCCCTGACTCCTCCCCTCGTCCCTGCTGCTCTTCCTGACCCGGTCCAGACTGTCCAGCCTCCGGTGGAGCGCCGAGGAACGacgcgaggaggaggaggaggagggaggaaggccGAGGAGCAGCCGGAGCAGCCGGAGCCACGGCCTGGACACCCGGGGAAAAACGAGGTTCCgcagcagagaggagggaaCGCTGGCGGCGGAGTTTGGATCCTGGGTCTGGGCTTCAACAGCATCGACATGAGTCTGTGTGTGGTTCTGTACGTCTGCTCCTGCCTCTTCCTCatgctcctcttcttcttcttcaaagtCCGATCCAGGAGGTGGAAACTGCGACACTCCCGCCTCTACGTCTGA
- the cfap77 gene encoding cilia- and flagella-associated protein 77, with protein METDQLETGEIEEKLRPTGSMTSPRLGVVRESMLKDPLLIKAPLGRARTRGLAVPGPDFTFGTSSDSLRDGGVAQVLSSWSVQSRHEDTTRPPDFVSLNRNAVRSGLVTAKELNQYRTQVGRTTVQSQASGQRGGGASRQPLALPDITFGVTNRAPSPLADLLSYQYARRWFEDQSRNQTSNQKHQMKPGHIAETRTSLLRRSRSLPVLQTPFSLPQFTQVGPALDTFRDPEARRRALGAHRSNSGTRRGHQGLETI; from the exons ATGGAAACCGACCAGCTTGAAACCGGAGAAATCGAAGAAAAACTCAG accGACAGGAAGCATGACGTCACCGCGGCTGGGCGTGGTCAGAGAGTCCATGCTGAAGGACCCGCTGCTCATCAAG GCACCGCTGGGGAGGGCCCGGACCAGAGGCCTGGCTGTTCCTGGTCCAGATTTCACCTTCGGAACCAGCAGCGACTCGCTCAGGGACGGGGGTGTGGCTCAGG TTCTGTCCAGCTGGAGCGTTCAGTCCAGACACGAGGACACCACTCGGCCTCCAGACTTCGTGTCTCTGAACCGGAACGCCGTCAGGTCCGGTCTGGTCACGGCCAAAGAGCTGAATCAGTACCGGACCCAGGTGGGCAGGACCACAGTCCAGAGCCAGGCTTCAGGACAgcgagggggcggggcttcacGACAACCTCTGGCGCTGCCTGACATCACGTTTGGAGtcacaaacag GGCGCCGTCGCCGCTGGCAGACCTTCTGTCCTATCAGTACGCTCGCCGCTGGTTCGAGGACCAGAGCAGGAATCAAACCAGCAACCAGAAACACcag ATGAAACCGGGTCACATCGcagaaaccagaaccagccttctgAGGAGGAGCAGGTCTCTGCCGGTCCTCCAGACGCCCTTCAGCCTGCCTCAGTTCACACAG gtaGGTCCGGCTCTCGACACCTTCAGGGACCCGGAGGCTCGTCGGCGGGCGCTTGGAGCTCACCGGTCCAACTCTGGGACCCGGAGAGGACATCAGGGACTGGAGACGATCTGA
- the barhl1a gene encoding barH-like homeobox 1a has product MARAGPEGSLQVLRVPAESAGGPDSVAGRSKKPRKARTAFSEQQLSNLERSFQNQKYLSVQDRMDLAASLQLSDTQVKTWYQNRRTKWKRQSAAGLELLAAAGRMFLPHHFLCRPAPPTLDHFLYRGHTHQHHPTVLPLLPHVLTHTDLH; this is encoded by the exons ATGGCCCGTGCAGGTCCTGAGGGGTCCCTGCAGGTCCTGAGGGTCCCTGCAG AATCCGCCGGAGGCCCGGACTCCGTGGCGGGTCGCAGCAAGAAGCCCAGGAAGGCCCGGACGGCGTTCAGCGAGCAGCAGCTGTCAAACCTGGAGAGGAGCTTCCAGAACCAGAAGTACCTGAGCGTCCAGGACCGTATGGATCTGGCTGCGTCCCTGCAGCTCAGCGACACGCAGGTCAAGACCTGGTACCAGAACCGCAG GACGAAGTGGAAACGTCAGTCCGCCGCAGGTTTGGAGCTTCTGGCTGCAGCCGGCAGGATGTTCCTGCCGCATCACTTCCTGTGCCGTCCTGCCCCGCCCACCCTGGACCACTTCCTGTACAGAGGCCACACACACCAGCACCACCCCACAGTCCTGCCCCTGCTGCCCCACGTTCTGACCCACACGGACCTCCACTGA